The Xyrauchen texanus isolate HMW12.3.18 chromosome 13, RBS_HiC_50CHRs, whole genome shotgun sequence genome contains the following window.
agctgcctacgttttcggatgcagccaatGTCAATGTCAGGCTTCATTTGGCCGTCAGGTGGTCATTCACCTTTATTTTAGCGGTAGGTAAATTAGTCGAATGTACTTTCTTTAACCAAATACTTGATAAAGAATAGTACAATAAACGCTATAAAAAAATGCAGCACTTGTACGTctctgtttaataataataataatatctcgtGTTTTTGTAGTTTTATCCAGAAATTATCGATATacttttaataaagcaatttctCGTCAATTATATCGGCTCGTTTGGAAACATCGCGCGTACATACAGTTCCGAGAATATATGGACCCACCGCATAGGAATACAACGCGCTATTGAGTTTCAGTTTCGATTCTTTAAGGAAATTCTTGGCATCATGTCGACAGAATATGAAGACATTGTGAAGTTCGTCGTGAACAATCTTAAATGTTCGATTTGTTTTGAGATTTTCACAAAGCCAGTTACTCTAGTTTGTGGGCACAACTACTGTCACAAGTGCATcacagaatatttaaaaaaagcaaagaaagaCTGCCCACATTGCCGACAAGATGTAAGCAATAGTAAACTAGAAATTAATTTTACTCTGCGTGCCATTCTGGAACTACAGGAGCTTGGTGGTCACGAGAGATGGGAGCAGATTCTGACAGAAATGGATCAAGAAGCGCAACACACTGGGAAAACTAAAGTGGCAAGTTCACTTTCTTATCAAACAGCCTAGAACAATATATGTTCATCATGAGAGTAGTTCACATGACATGTCAATCTGTGACAGCAGTGCTATACTTACTGGTAATctgaaactattattttttctttctaattCTGGTATAATTTTTATACACAGTTTTGTTACCCAAACTTAATGAAATAGTTGTAAAAGTCAATTTGTCACACCGGATGTCTATTTAGGCCtatgtgaagaaagaaagaaaaaatacaaaagaaaaaagctagatgattaaaatattatttaaaattttgaagaaCTTCAAACTTGTCAACTTGATATTTGCTATACCCCACCCCTTAAGctaacctcacagaaaacattttcttaagaatTTGAGCCTTTTTCAAAAGTGAGGACTGCTTAAAATGTCCTCACCAGGTGGTTTTCATAACTTTGCATGAAAGTATCGCCAAACCGGTTCACAACCGCACCAAAGAAGATGCATCTGCTGGGTTAAGTTTTATAATATTGTTGTAACGTTCATCTTAACTACTTGTCCTTCAGGAGAGTTTAATTAAGCATCTGGAGTGGTTAAAAGTGGAGATCAAAAATACAGAAGACAAACTTTCAGCTGAACTAAATTCAAACCAGGTGTATGAGGTAGTACATATGGCATTTCAGACTTCAAATTTGTGCATATACAAAGAATGTATCTTGAGTAATAACAAATTAATTCTGAATCACACAGGATAGGATTGGCATTTCTAAAAACCTGACTTCTTCGCTAGAAGCTTCCACTTCATCTCTATACAGTGCTGCTGCAAGCTGTGATGACACAAATTCTAGTCTGGCATCAGGAGAAAATCAGCAACTTTCTCAGCCTGAAGAGGTGTCTGAAGATTTATACCACTACAACTGACTTCAATAAAATTTTGCGAGTTTGCTTTTATAAATGTTCATTCTGCAACAGGCCAGCCAAGAACATTTTGTTTATATGTACAGCATGTAAGATGCCTAGATGACAACCGTTTCCCAAACATCTTGTCAAGAAGCCCCAGCCAATGCATATATTAGCTAGTAATGTAGGGATTTGGTCAAAACTGATGGAATTATGCTGAGAAATATCTATAGATTCCTCATACCATTCTCCTGTGCAAAGGTAAAATGAGTTATGACCGAAATCTCAGACTTTAATCTGTTCTGTGACTGATGGGTTGGACATAAATATGCTCAGATTCATGTACATCTATTCAGTGCATTATCATGTGTGTATGTAACCTACaacacatttggctggacaaacAACTATGAAGCCATTTTTTCTCAACTTACGTGTTGgcatagttactgcattttgcctaaGTAAGGCATTATTCTAGAAAAGGGCTGATAGTCAAAAATGTCATCTCTCACAGGGGAGTTCACAGGAGTTGGTAGAGGATGATTCAATGGATACAGACTCACTGCTTGAGAATACTCATCTACCTCCTAGTGCAGAAGCACTGCAGTACAACAGAAACAGTGCTGAGGGTAGTGTTTTTATGCTTGTTTGATTTAGAAAATTGGTTTAGCTTACTAATTACATATCTATGATGATATTCATGCCTCTCACTCCTATGTTTCTTTTTCCTGCCAGCTGCTCCTAATGCAGAGTTTGCCGAGCTTTCCTTCTCTCCCCACCTGGGAAACCggcatttgtctttttttacagaGATCCGTACAATAAGGACACTGCCAAGCCAGCAAGTTAGAACTTCAAATGGCCGGTTTGATGACTGTCAGTGGATGGCAGACCAGCAATTTACAAGTGGACAGTTTTACTGGGATGTGAACATCACAGGCAGCACTGGATGGGCTGTTGGTGTAGCACATCCTAATCTACAGGGTAACGAGAGGTTGGGAAGGACCTCCTCATCTTGgtgtttggaaaagagcagcggGCAACTGAGTGCT
Protein-coding sequences here:
- the LOC127654233 gene encoding E3 ubiquitin-protein ligase RNF135; its protein translation is MSTEYEDIVKFVVNNLKCSICFEIFTKPVTLVCGHNYCHKCITEYLKKAKKDCPHCRQDVSNSKLEINFTLRAILELQELGGHERWEQILTEMDQEAQHTGKTKVESLIKHLEWLKVEIKNTEDKLSAELNSNQVYEDRIGISKNLTSSLEASTSSLYSAAASCDDTNSSLASGENQQLSQPEEGSSQELVEDDSMDTDSLLENTHLPPSAEALQYNRNSAEAAPNAEFAELSFSPHLGNRHLSFFTEIRTIRTLPSQQVRTSNGRFDDCQWMADQQFTSGQFYWDVNITGSTGWAVGVAHPNLQGNERLGRTSSSWCLEKSSGQLSACHNNTKTCIKHSVPERIRVLLDMTNGQLCFQSLCENLLELHSFQVDFANPLSPVFWLYGLSKNSLSLPRPRV